TCCCGAATATTGAGGAAAAACTGGAATAATAGTTCATGGAGAAAGAGCAGATATGCAAAGAGAAAATCCGTCCACGCTCTTCCACGGAAGAATTCTTCACGAATGGGACGACAACTAGGAATCTTATGTCATCTAATTTCACAACCTGTTTATTACGTGGTGTGGGAGGAATGAGTCCTCCTGGTTGTCACATTTTATGATTTATATTGCAGTGAAGCTGTcggttggaagaaaaaagccatACGACGCCCCCAACTAGAAAATTCCTTCTATGACTCACCCAGCGTGGAGAGTTTTTGGATCTTTAAACATTTGACATGTGAAGATGGAAATTACACAATTTCATTGAAACACGGACAAGGAttcaaaaaaacatgaaacaaaTATCAGAAGAGTGTGTACAGAAACAACTTTCATTAAGCTCCTACGATACATCCTCAACGAGTGACAGTTGTCGTAGCTCAGAGATGAAAAGCTGTATTATTTCCGAGCAAGCAAGATCTTTGATCCTAAATGCCATGGATAACTTAAGAGCAGCTAGGATAGTTTTGTCAGAGACGAAAATAAAGCCTTTCGCCAGTAGCCGAACACAAACGGCCACTCGCACCATCGTTTCACGTTTCTCCTTTGAGACTACTGCTGTGGTGTCTTCACCGTAACCTCCGGTTGCGCTTATCTCTGGAGAAATCCATACAAGCCCATTGTCACCTATGGTAACTTCAATACCGAACATCTCGTGCACATGTTTAGCCTGTGGCTTGATCAAAGATGGAAAAACCCCAATCAAAATCCCTTGTCCGAGTTTTCCGTGTCCGAGGTTCCTCGTATGAAGCTCTACCTGACCCTTTGTTGCGACTCGTTGAACCTCCGCTGTAATCAAATCTCCAACGGCGAGGTGTTCATTCATGGAGATCACGTCCTGTAAACATTTTCGTCTCAATTCGCCACTAGGCAGATTTATGTTGTTCAAACGTAAAATTGCAGAAAGTCTGCAATTCACTTCCACTCTCCAGAACGCATTTTGAACGTTGATAATTCGTCCAATAACAAAATCGCCAACTTTAGGCATGTACTTTGACTTGAACGGTGTTACCAAGCAGAGCTTATCATATTGTATCCTATATCCAGAAACAGTAGCTAAAATCCCGTCACGACTGGCTTCTGTGCCAAGACCACTGAGAACTGTTCCTTCCTCAGTGAGGAGCATTCCACAGTACACGAAATCCGAGTGCAACTTCCTTAGATCTTTCGTTTCTTCAGACGAACAGTGATGAAGCCCTAAACGAGGCCCGGTGACAGTGATGGACATGTTGAGAACCTAGAAATGACTAGTTTCCACTGTTGTAACGTATACAAATCCAGCGGCGACGCGGGAAAAttcaagattttaaaattGCGGCACTAAAAACGAGCGGGAGATAAGGAAAGtgccgaagaaaaaacaacaaaacgttGGAATACTACGAAAGAATATCACAAACCGAAAATGGAACTCTATGACTATGAATGCGTAAGCAGAAATAAAAGTTGCACGAAAAGTAAACAGTCgtaaatgtaaacaaaaatcagcacgaaaaacttccagaaagtTCCACGAAATCATAAAGAGAAGTTGGAAAAAGTTGATAGAGACTTCCGAAGGAGACGGAGATTTTTCGCTGAATCCAATGAGTTCCTAGATTTATGGCAAAGAGATGAAGAAATGTCTagactcttcttctttctccctGAGAATATCGCCGGCACAATTCTCAGTTTTCCCCAAATTCTAAGTTTTCTACAAGAAATTGAGCAAAACTTTACAGCATAACATCAGAGAATCGAAGGATTTTCAGCATgcgtaggagaaaaaaagttaggtAACAAGATGACAAGAAGACAATTTGACCGAGAATAAAAAGATTTTAGCATAATTTCTTACGTCAAACGAATACTTGAGAAGCAAAAACTCAGAGAGAGAGCGGGAGAAGGAAGGAGCCGGTGCAGCTTCCGGGTTTGTGCACGTGCAAGTGGAGAATCTGTGATTCCCATTGGTAGCTATTGAAGCTCCccataggtttttttctcttaaaaatagaaaattctaaccaaaaattgaaatttctaacTGAGTTTCATCATTGAACAAATCGCTGTTGGCTTTAATGCATAGCATTGTTCTCCTAACAATATTTCCTGATCGCTGATATCGACTTTCTATCGTGAAATGTACTTTGACGAGAAACGAATCCGCTATGTGGCTGGTGGCAAAATCCGCTCTTTTCATGGGGGATTATACAATGATTGAAGATGGATAATTTCAAGCAAACCCTCTTCTGAATTCTATGGATGCTAGAGATTCAATGGGACTGACAAAAAcatcgaaatgaaaaatgcaatGAGCGAGCATTGCTAAGAAAAAGTGAGTGAAAAAACTcaatggcgcccttatttctggaagctctaccTTAcacttttctcttagtaactttaactTACATAAGATTTATCCTCTAGGAGTAATGCTTGGGTGCTAGATTGGTCTCCGACTGAATTGGTTATATATtatacttccagaaatgaggGACCCTGAGTGCCGCACCCCCAATTAAATTTTATCCTAAACGAGAGAAATTCCGGCAAAAGATAGGTAATTTAAAGTGTATTTTGAGGAAAAGGAAGTTCAGTTGCAATCGTAATGCCGGTTTCCAACGTCGCGTACAGCCCAAACAAAcacgtttttcttccagagaaaaaaaaacacacacacacatcaggGCAAAAAATCCCCCAGGAATCCGTGGAATTTTGCAACGCGACGATAACCGCAAACGAATCCGTCAATTCGTACAGCAGATGAGTTTCGGGGAGCGATGTGTGATAACAAAGTGCAAGCGTCATTGCGGGTGACCGAGCATGGAAACAATTGCGCAAAAGCTGAGCGTCGCAGCGGAAGCCTAAAGCTAAATAGCTATGCAGAAGTTAATAAGTGAGACTGTGTCGTACATTATGCCGCAATCCGTGCAACATAACGTGCGATCCTCTGCTGCGATGACTCGCCGAGACACCGCCTGTTTCGTTGCAGCTTTGCAGCAACGGCCGCGGATCGATAGCCGGCAATGTTGGGCGACACTCGCCGTTCCCAAGGTGCTTGCCGTTATTGCAGCGCTTGCAGGAATTTCCGCCTTGAAACTGCCTTCGAAATGAGGACAACACATCATCCCGAATAACGTCATCACATGATATGTGGCCGTGTCGTGTCGgtttttttgcaggaaatgTTGCGGATCGTACTcggttaaagacagcatagcACAAAATTGGCGATTGTTTTCTCATGGATAATGTCGGATTTGTCGTGCAAATTACCGTATTTCCTTCAAATCCCCccgaaaaacgacgtgggaaacgACTTTGTCGagcatttgttcctacgagacacgttagaacgcgtcacCTCTGCACACACGTCAGTTCCCTtgaacagcctattcattggttttaattGAATAGAAAACCAAAATCATAAGCCATTTTCTCAACcctttgatttaaaaaaaaactacaattgGAAATAAAACTTGTACgagaataattaaataattgaatatgCTGCTGAGGGATCCTGATTTTCGTATGTTCGGCCGTCTATACGTTCTAAGGTACATCgtttcgtaggaacaaacggtCGCCATAAGGTCTTTCCCACGCGAAGGGGgaaagagagaggaggagggggaggggggattGCGCGACAATACACTCATATTCGTCCTGAAAATCATCATCCTGAATTCTGTATTGTCCTTAAGAGATCCTAACATCGTTAActtcgtggcatgctgcctttaaaattgcTCCAAGGCTCTCAATACTGCTTCTACTAGCTCTGAACCATGATACCATGTCAAAACGGAATAACAGTAATCCCCTTGAAATGTTAAAAGCtaaagctgtttttttcttaggaacGAAAGGTGATTTTTTAAGTATACTAaacgtatttatttttatttcaattctcCTCCTAAATGTTTTGAAACAAACAGCCTacgaaaaggaatgaaaagccAGATGGAAAAGTCACAAATCATTTGAATGaatacatttgaaaattttcaaatattaaacTCTACAGTAGCCATTAATCAATACTCTGGGAATTTTGGGGCAGAAAAACTAACACAACTATCACAGCATGGTACTATTCAGTCAATGGACATGAAGAATTTAACGTACAAAATTTATGCGTACCAGGAATCTCCTTTTCCCATTGGAACTAGCAAAATGCAACAAACAGTTTTGCAAAAGACGGAAGTTTGCACAGGCTTCCTAAATCAGCAAAATTCGATTCGAAAGCTATTTACATCCCTGCGAATCcgatgaaatggaaaacgtCACAAAACCACGTGGCCTCGAAAAATGTAGGCAGATTTAGATAGTGGAACATCCACTTCTTTTTCAGTGGAACAGAAACCGGACAATCCAAAAACGATTGAGAGAAAGTATATAGGAGTCAGGatcctgtttctgctgtgaaATCCAGTTTTTGTGATAATTCGTTTTCCATTCAAAAATCTTCCGCGTAAAAGCAGGATGGAAGGGCTGGCTGAAAGCTGGCTTAAAACTGGAATATGATTTTAACATGATATGATATGAGAATATGATTTTTAATAGCTCTTTCTCTGGAAAAACCAACTTAACTTTTGTCCattaaaattacattttcaaataaacttgGTGAAATTGCATAGTCGAGCGGGGCACCAGTAATACCTCCATTTGTCCCGAACGCGCGCAAGGGTTGCCCAATGGCTTCTCATTCCGCGAGGGACTCCAAAAGCATCGTATTTTCCTTTGAAGGACTTCCTAAAGAGGTATGACCAACGGGTCAGCGGTCCTTTAATGTCGTGTTGTATGCAGTCACTAACGGCTCTgttccaacgattgtcgttaaaACGCATCACGTATCCAGCccatctaattttattttccattttatttattgcacATTTTTCCCTGGCATATGTGCCAGCACTCTGATCTTCGATtggtgacgtaggagtgaacttcgaatcccttaTTTGACTTGCATAAAACTGGATACTCCTAGATTACCCTTTCAATTCCacgttcaatgacgctgaCGCATTTTCCCCCTGCTTGCGAAACACTCCCTTTTCTGACGAGTAGgtgaaagcaggaagaaatgtGGTACTGAgtaggtgagcacggagccaaATGTTAGTCCTCTTCACCACATCCGCTATTCTCTTgcatgctccccaagccgctcgtttcctcttGTCTatctcggaggtcaggtcctTCATCATGTTAATTTCCCAAcatagatatacatagctggagcattcagATCCTGTTGAATGTGAATGGGTCATAGGAGACCGATTCGTTtttcatgaacatcgtcttgtaCTTGATGTTGTCAAAAccatgtcatcagcgaaacgaaaatGGCGTAAATGCCGACCGTCAAATTTCACTCACAGGTTATCCGATTCCAATACTTCTGTGGCACTGAATAGAGTGGCAATCAATATTTTGGGTAAGATTGTGTCATCTTGACGAACCcttctcttcacgtcaattgGAACACTACTGTAGAATGGAGCAATTTTGATCGTGAAGTTGTGTACGTGATCAACCGTACTGAACCTTCTTCGAAGCCCTGCTTGCTAGTATGGCTctccttcatctaatgttctttctatcctgcTTAGTATTACACTTGTGAAGAGTTtatagatgacagacagtaagcagattgggcgatagttcgCAATGTCCTGTGGGTCTCCCTTCCTGTACAAAATCACAgttttgctggttttccattgctaGAGCACTTCGTGTTTCGACAAATAACAGCTGAAGAGCCTTTCCATAGCGTTGGTAAAGAGTGGCGGTAGGTTTTTCAGATGTTCAAGcttgattctgtcgggaccgggtgagGTACGATTCCTCACCGACATTATGGCATGTCGGACGTCGGAAGAGAAGACCTCTGGAGTCAGATGTCCTTAGATGGTGGGTaggcaagtggacgtggctaagagatctgagtagaaattttgaataactTTCTGTATCCCCCTTCTTTGTGGAACTGTGGAATGTTTCCAAGAGCCGACAAGCTAAGCGAGGAATTCCCAGTCGATGATGGTTTTGGAAGTTCGCATTGAAAACTTTGCAGTTTTCTCTCCTCTCCGTGTGATAGAAAATCTTCCTTGAAGAAGACGATGGTCCGATACCctataaaactttggtacaacagggATACCCGTCAAGCAAAACCTTCtactgacgatgatgacgTTAATTTCATTATGGATCTACTAGGTCACTCCCACatccaattttggcgttgaaatcgccaactaagACCTTGGAGAAGATACTATCTTCCGTGTaaaacttctccaggtccatataaaacgcttcgacttcttcttcttcgtgtTTGATGTTGGAGTGTAAgagacgaagatagtcaataCTGGCGTTGAACATCTTCTCACCCGTAAACGTCCGATTCGGATCGTAAGTTGCTCAAAAGAATGAATGTTCATTGCCATTCATtgttcgtgttgacgaggacaccaactcctctaactgtcgcatgttcctaagaacttCTCCAATTTCATATACCGCTTTGAGAGGGTGGTGTTGTCTCGTTTctgtcagtccgatgacgacGTACTTAATCATCCTACTTtccatcatcagatcttcaatggccgcttccgatgtaAGCGTACatgcgttgtaagtacagatcgtcatcttAGTCCTTTTACGTCTCAGTAGCCTAGACGACTCCTACCACACCGTCTTTCCCGGAGCTACCGTACCACGCTTTCCCCCAGAATAAGGAGACTCTTTCTGGTTACTGTTTCttgcatataattttaaaacacaAGGGCTTGCCGatctctagtcccatgagttttaggagaacatttttttctcctagagTGAAAAAGTGGAGGTTATTCgctggaggcgactccaatcCGCCTCCTTTCCACCTCCCAGTAACTTGATtacaggcttttggccggaccgatgTGCAGGATAATTAGAACGACCGCACTCGACGCCAGCACTACTTCATAATAATTATTTACAAATGTatatctttctattttctgtcATCTTTTACTGTGACATGTTTTAGGAAGTAAATGTAAAGTGCAGGCCTTGCACTAGCAACAGGACGCAAAATTACATACTCCATTTGTCACAACTTATCAAAGacgtcatttttttaaatgaagataGGGAAGGACAATTAAATCAAAGAAGATCATTTTGCAACAAAACGGCTGCAAACAACGGAGATCTGCgttcttgctactatttaagaagtaatttgaagaaaagaaacaaaactgcTACAGGCAGATTAAAACCACCTgcagctcggtgcagttgcatacgtggccgcgctcgaagcgatgtgGTGAATCCGGTGCTGGgcttgaggtgggaccatggcaaactgcagcaaagaGTGGCGCTAGtaaaggtcccatctcgatcttTTTTAGTACGATCCACGACAACGCGCATCTTACGCTACCGGATCGAGCTTAATGTCGTTCGAGTCGTTTGGATCTGACTATGTAACTCTACTAACGAAACCAACGAAATCACACGAATCAGTTCGGATGTTACCGATGATTCGTGTGATTTCGTTGGTTCTTACACTACCTAAGAGTTCTTCACAACTACAAAGTACCAAAGTGGTCACACATGTAAACATATTCCTAACATTCGCAAATCCTCGTGACAGGAATCACCTCGTTGTTCGATCGGCCGAGTGTTTTCAAGTGCTGCCCTTTTGGTAcactttttattgtttcaatCACACATAGTCAATAAGAACCGAAGAACGATCAGCATAGCGTTGTGCACATGCAAtccatgtattttttttaatggtagAACGACGTAAATTCAAACAAAGATAAAATGCAAGGCGTTAAGAAGTGCAATGTTCGAAAACCAACATTTGATGAAAAGACTTTACCTAAACGATTCGAAATAGCggtagattaaaaaaaaagatgaaacgcTAACGAGACCATATCGGACGAGCTTTACGCATCGGCATGTGATCATGACGTGTTCGTCGCATGACGGTGCGTGCAGATGATGTCACGCTGTTTGCAACATGGATGAAGAACTTTTGTTTGTGCAGCAACATTAAACCGTTCGCATTTATTTATGAGACGATTCTAGGATTAAGAGCGTCTGGGATAATTTTTTAagaacgcttttttttgttgggacgttatgttttatttctgaattATAATCGTGTACCGTGAACATTACAGGGGAAAGTCTTGATTTTAATTtgcttgaaataaaaaaaaaacaaaaactcatCACAACGTACAAGATTACTATCAGAGTAAGTTCGAATTATggaattcaattcttttttcgttttaataTTAGTACGATATTAATGTAATTAATAGTTATTTAATTCATCTACGAAAAAACACTATTTCACCAATTTTTCTGAGCAGAATACATAGAATTGGATTTAAAAGCGTTTTTTTGCATCACAAATAGTGTTTCCATTAACGCTTAATGTGTGTTATGCTTAATGTCTAATTAATGTTATGTCTTCATTATCTCTCAATTTTACACGTCCGTAAACTTTT
This window of the Necator americanus strain Aroian chromosome III, whole genome shotgun sequence genome carries:
- a CDS encoding hypothetical protein (NECATOR_CHRIII.G10227.T1) codes for the protein MSITVTGPRLGLHHCSSEETKDLRKLHSDFVYCGMLLTEEGTVLSGLGTEASRDGILATVSGYRIQYDKLCLVTPFKSKYMPKVGDFVIGRIINVQNAFWRVEVNCRLSAILRLNNINLPSGELRRKCLQDVISMNEHLAVGDLITAEVQRVATKGQVELHTRNLGHGKLGQGILIGVFPSLIKPQAKHVHEMFGIEVTIGDNGLVWISPEISATGGYGEDTTAVVSKEKRETMVRVAVCVRLLAKGFIFVSDKTILAALKLSMAFRIKDLACSEIIQLFISELRQLSLVEDVS
- a CDS encoding hypothetical protein (NECATOR_CHRIII.G10228.T1) translates to MLSLTEYDPQHFLQKNRHDTATYHVMTLFGMMCCPHFEGSFKAEIPASAAITASTLGTASVAQHCRLSIRGRCCKAATKQAVSRRVIAAEDRTLCCTDCGIMYDTVSLINFCIAI
- a CDS encoding hypothetical protein (NECATOR_CHRIII.G10229.T1), which produces MMKDLTSEIDKRKRAAWGACKRIADVVKRTNIWLRAHLLSTTFLPAFTYSSEKGVFRKQGENASASLNVELKG